Proteins co-encoded in one Hymenobacter swuensis DY53 genomic window:
- the ilvN gene encoding acetolactate synthase small subunit: MSKQEYNITAYTENQVGLLNRLAIIFSRRKINIESLNTSPSEIEGIHRFNIVVHESEEVVRKIARQMEKQVEVLKVYFNPNEEVIWQEMALYKVPTDVIAERALVERLLREHGARVVLIRKDYTVFETTGHREETDKLLAVLHPYGLIEFVRSARIAIIKTSQGFHHKLREFERQQPGEEVSENEFLDRRDKVFSM; encoded by the coding sequence ATGTCCAAGCAAGAATACAACATCACGGCGTACACCGAGAACCAGGTGGGACTGCTCAACCGGCTGGCCATCATCTTCTCGCGGCGCAAAATCAACATCGAGAGCCTGAACACCTCACCTTCGGAGATTGAGGGGATTCACCGCTTCAACATTGTGGTGCACGAGTCGGAGGAGGTGGTGCGCAAGATTGCCCGCCAGATGGAAAAGCAGGTAGAGGTGCTGAAGGTGTACTTCAACCCCAACGAGGAAGTCATCTGGCAGGAAATGGCCCTCTACAAAGTGCCCACCGACGTCATTGCCGAGCGGGCGCTGGTAGAGCGGCTGCTGCGCGAGCACGGGGCCCGGGTGGTACTCATCCGCAAGGATTACACGGTGTTTGAAACCACGGGTCACCGCGAAGAAACCGACAAGTTGCTGGCCGTGCTGCACCCCTACGGCCTCATCGAGTTTGTGCGCTCGGCCCGCATTGCCATCATCAAAACCAGCCAAGGCTTCCACCACAAGCTGCGCGAGTTCGAGCGCCAGCAGCCCGGCGAGGAAGTAAGCGAAAACGAGTTCCTCGACCGCCGCGACAAGGTGTTTTCGATGTGA
- the ilvB gene encoding biosynthetic-type acetolactate synthase large subunit, translating into MFPNPQLQSAPASPEALAVPQVSGAVALLQGLVAEGVDTIFGYPGGAIIPIYDALYDFQEQLNHVLVRHEQGGIHAAQGYARASGRVGVVFATSGPGATNLVTGLADAQIDSTPLVCITGQVFAHLLGTDAFQETDILNITTPVTKWNHQITDARDIPAALAKAFYIARSGRPGPVLLDITKNAQLQLFEHAGYEPCTHIRSYRPRPVVRPEYVQRAAELINQAQRPLVLWGQGVLLGSAEAEFREFIEKSGIPAAWTILGAGALPTGHPLNVGMLGMHGNYGPNVLTNECDVLIAIGMRFDDRVTGRLDKYARQAQIIHLDIDPTEIDKNVTATVPVWGDCKETLPLLTQLVAARQHPAWRQRFRDHDAEEVAAVIQDELFPTQDELTMGEVIHQLNQLTQGEAIIVTDVGQHQMVACRYARLNHPRLSITSGGLGTMGFALPAAIGAKYGAPHRTVVAVIGDGGIQMTIQELGTIMQTGIEVKILLLNNQFLGMVRQWQELFHERRYSAVEIASPDYVTVANGYGIAARRVEHRPDLQPALRQLLSHPGSFLLEVRVTRENNIFPMVPQGCGVGEIRLK; encoded by the coding sequence ATGTTCCCGAACCCGCAGCTTCAATCCGCGCCAGCCTCGCCTGAGGCCCTGGCCGTCCCGCAGGTATCCGGTGCCGTGGCCCTGTTGCAGGGCCTGGTGGCCGAGGGCGTGGATACGATTTTCGGCTACCCCGGCGGGGCCATCATCCCCATTTATGATGCCCTGTACGATTTTCAGGAGCAGCTGAACCACGTGCTCGTGCGCCACGAGCAGGGCGGGATTCACGCCGCCCAGGGCTACGCCCGGGCTTCGGGGCGGGTGGGCGTGGTGTTTGCCACCAGCGGCCCCGGTGCCACCAACCTGGTAACCGGTCTGGCCGATGCCCAGATTGACTCCACGCCGCTGGTGTGCATCACGGGGCAGGTGTTTGCGCATCTGCTGGGTACTGACGCCTTCCAGGAAACCGACATTCTGAACATCACCACGCCTGTTACCAAGTGGAACCACCAGATAACGGACGCCCGGGACATTCCGGCCGCGCTGGCCAAGGCCTTCTACATTGCCCGCAGCGGCCGGCCCGGCCCGGTGCTGCTGGACATCACCAAAAACGCCCAGCTGCAGCTTTTCGAGCACGCCGGCTACGAGCCCTGCACCCACATCCGCAGCTACCGGCCCCGGCCCGTGGTGCGCCCCGAGTACGTGCAGCGCGCCGCCGAGCTAATCAACCAGGCCCAGCGCCCGTTGGTGCTCTGGGGCCAAGGCGTGCTGCTGGGTAGCGCGGAAGCTGAGTTCCGGGAGTTCATCGAAAAAAGCGGCATTCCGGCGGCTTGGACGATTCTGGGAGCCGGGGCCCTGCCCACAGGCCACCCGCTGAACGTGGGCATGCTGGGCATGCATGGCAACTATGGCCCCAACGTCCTGACCAACGAGTGCGACGTGCTCATTGCCATCGGCATGCGCTTCGACGACAGGGTAACAGGCCGCCTCGACAAATACGCCCGCCAGGCCCAGATCATCCACCTCGACATCGACCCCACCGAAATCGACAAGAACGTAACGGCCACCGTACCGGTGTGGGGCGACTGCAAAGAAACCCTGCCCCTACTCACGCAGCTGGTAGCCGCCCGCCAGCACCCGGCATGGCGCCAACGCTTCCGCGACCATGACGCCGAGGAAGTAGCCGCCGTGATTCAGGACGAGCTATTCCCGACCCAGGACGAGCTGACCATGGGCGAGGTGATTCACCAGCTCAACCAGCTGACCCAGGGCGAGGCCATTATCGTGACGGATGTGGGCCAACACCAGATGGTAGCCTGCCGGTACGCCCGCCTCAACCACCCGCGCCTGAGCATTACCAGCGGCGGCCTGGGCACCATGGGCTTTGCGCTGCCGGCCGCCATCGGGGCCAAGTATGGCGCACCGCATCGCACGGTGGTGGCCGTCATCGGCGACGGGGGTATTCAGATGACGATTCAGGAGCTGGGCACCATCATGCAAACCGGCATCGAGGTAAAGATTCTGCTGCTCAACAACCAGTTTCTGGGCATGGTGCGGCAGTGGCAGGAGCTCTTCCACGAGCGGCGCTACTCCGCCGTAGAAATTGCTAGCCCCGACTACGTGACGGTAGCCAACGGCTACGGTATTGCCGCCCGCCGCGTGGAGCACCGCCCCGATCTGCAACCCGCCCTCCGCCAGTTGCTGTCGCACCCCGGCTCCTTCCTGCTGGAAGTGCGCGTGACCCGCGAAAACAACATCTTCCCGATGGTACCCCAGGGCTGCGGCGTGGGCGAAATCCGGTTGAAGTAA
- the leuD gene encoding 3-isopropylmalate dehydratase small subunit gives MEKFATLRSGVVPLPIENVDTDQIIPARFLKATTREGFGRNLFADWRYAADGQPKPDFVLNDARYQGHRILLAGKNFGCGSSREHAAWALYDAGFRVVISSYFADIFRGNALNTGLLPLQVTPAELHELFALVAQDAQAELTVDLPSQTLQVPGRPEPMRFELDAYKKECLINGYDDIDFLISQESAITAFEQQRTWVF, from the coding sequence ATGGAAAAATTCGCCACCCTGCGCTCCGGTGTGGTTCCGTTGCCCATTGAAAACGTGGACACCGACCAGATCATCCCGGCGCGCTTCCTGAAAGCCACCACCCGCGAAGGGTTCGGCCGGAACCTGTTTGCCGACTGGCGCTACGCCGCCGACGGCCAGCCCAAGCCGGATTTCGTGCTGAATGATGCCCGCTACCAGGGCCACCGAATCTTGCTGGCCGGTAAAAACTTCGGGTGCGGCTCCAGCCGGGAGCACGCCGCCTGGGCGTTGTATGACGCCGGGTTTCGGGTAGTCATCAGCAGCTACTTCGCCGATATTTTCCGGGGCAACGCCCTCAACACCGGCCTGCTGCCGCTGCAGGTGACGCCCGCGGAGCTGCATGAGCTGTTTGCCTTAGTGGCACAGGATGCCCAGGCCGAGCTGACGGTGGACCTGCCCAGCCAGACGCTGCAGGTACCGGGCCGCCCCGAGCCGATGCGCTTCGAGCTGGACGCCTACAAGAAAGAGTGCCTCATCAACGGATACGACGACATCGATTTTCTCATTAGCCAGGAATCGGCTATTACCGCCTTCGAGCAGCAACGGACATGGGTATTTTAA
- the ilvA gene encoding threonine ammonia-lyase IlvA translates to MHPPQPATLTPALPLPLVEQAARTLQGVISPTLLQHNLGLSAAYGATIYLKREDLQVVRSYKIRGAYNKMAGLPADEATRPVVCASAGNHAQGVAYACQLLGRRGYIFMPAATPAQKVDKVRLFGRDQVEIVLTGATFDDSSREAQEFCQQRQGVYVHPFDDAAVMAGQATVGLEILRDAPAPIDFVFMPIGGGGLAAGVSSVFRQLSPATRLVGVQPLGAPSMHRAIQTGQRQPLEHIESFVDGAAVKCPGELTFAICRELLDEVALVPEGQVCEDLLRMYNEEGIVLEPAGTLSLSVLHQYAGQIRGKTVVCILSGSNNDITRMEDIKERALRHQGRKHYFLVTFNQKPGALRRFVNHVLREDDDIIQFQYIKKNNKEKGPVFVGLEVQRPHDIAEIQQRMVAEGFSYEYLNGKQDFLSLLV, encoded by the coding sequence ATGCATCCTCCCCAACCCGCCACCCTCACCCCCGCCCTGCCGCTGCCCCTGGTGGAGCAGGCGGCCCGCACGCTGCAGGGCGTCATCAGTCCCACGCTGCTGCAGCACAATTTGGGGCTTTCGGCGGCCTACGGGGCTACTATTTATCTGAAGCGGGAAGATCTGCAGGTGGTGCGCTCCTACAAGATTCGGGGGGCGTACAACAAGATGGCGGGGCTGCCGGCCGATGAGGCCACCCGGCCGGTGGTGTGCGCCTCGGCCGGCAACCACGCCCAGGGCGTGGCCTACGCCTGCCAGCTGCTGGGCCGGCGCGGCTACATCTTCATGCCCGCCGCCACCCCCGCCCAGAAGGTGGACAAAGTGCGCCTGTTCGGGCGCGACCAGGTGGAAATCGTGCTGACCGGGGCCACGTTTGATGATTCGTCGAGGGAGGCGCAGGAGTTTTGCCAGCAGCGCCAGGGCGTGTACGTGCACCCGTTCGATGATGCGGCCGTGATGGCCGGGCAGGCCACCGTGGGTCTGGAAATCCTCCGCGACGCGCCCGCGCCCATTGATTTCGTGTTCATGCCCATCGGGGGCGGCGGGCTGGCGGCGGGCGTGAGCAGCGTGTTCCGGCAGCTCAGTCCCGCCACCCGGCTGGTGGGTGTGCAGCCGTTGGGCGCGCCCTCCATGCACCGCGCCATCCAGACGGGGCAGCGCCAGCCGCTGGAGCACATCGAGAGCTTCGTGGATGGGGCGGCGGTGAAGTGCCCCGGCGAGCTGACGTTTGCCATCTGTCGGGAGCTGCTGGATGAGGTGGCGCTGGTGCCCGAGGGCCAGGTGTGCGAGGACCTGTTGCGCATGTACAACGAGGAAGGCATTGTGCTGGAGCCAGCCGGCACACTCAGTCTCTCGGTGCTGCACCAGTACGCCGGCCAGATCCGGGGCAAAACGGTGGTGTGCATCCTCAGCGGCTCCAACAACGACATCACCCGCATGGAGGACATCAAGGAGCGGGCGTTGCGCCACCAGGGCCGCAAGCACTATTTCCTGGTCACCTTCAACCAGAAGCCCGGGGCCCTGCGCCGCTTCGTGAACCACGTACTGCGCGAGGATGATGACATCATCCAGTTTCAATACATCAAGAAGAATAACAAGGAAAAAGGCCCCGTTTTCGTCGGCCTGGAAGTGCAGCGCCCCCACGATATTGCCGAAATCCAGCAGCGCATGGTAGCCGAGGGATTTTCGTACGAGTATTTAAACGGGAAGCAGGATTTTTTGAGTTTGCTGGTGTGA
- the ilvC gene encoding ketol-acid reductoisomerase, whose translation MATINFGGVEEHVVTREEFPLEKARTILQSETIAVLGYGVQGPGQALNLRDNGFRVIVGQRPDSASWRKAEADGWVAGETLFGLEEAAERGTILANLLSDAGQIAVWPTLKPHLTAGKTLYFSHGFGITFNDQTGIIPPADVDVVLVAPKGSGTSLRRLFVAGGGLNSSFAVYQDATGHAYEKAVALGIGVGSGYLFETDFRKEVYSDLTGERGVLMGALAGIIEAQYQVLRQRGHSPSEAFNETVEELTQSLVPLVGENGMDWMFSNCSVTAQRGALDWKGRFREATLPVLNELYDSVASGQEAARTIQRGSTPGYRQELEAELTEVRNSELWQTGATVRELRSRAAEKVEQEEAYALTADGN comes from the coding sequence ATGGCAACCATCAACTTTGGCGGCGTAGAAGAACACGTTGTAACCCGCGAGGAATTCCCGCTGGAAAAGGCCCGCACCATTCTGCAAAGCGAGACGATTGCCGTTCTGGGCTACGGCGTGCAGGGTCCCGGCCAGGCCCTGAACCTACGCGACAACGGCTTCCGCGTGATTGTGGGGCAGCGGCCCGATTCGGCTTCGTGGCGCAAGGCCGAGGCCGATGGCTGGGTGGCCGGCGAAACGCTGTTCGGCCTGGAAGAAGCGGCCGAGCGGGGCACCATCCTGGCCAACCTATTGTCGGATGCCGGCCAGATTGCCGTGTGGCCCACTCTCAAACCCCACCTCACGGCCGGCAAAACCCTGTACTTCTCCCACGGCTTCGGCATCACCTTCAACGACCAAACGGGCATCATCCCGCCCGCCGATGTGGACGTGGTGCTGGTAGCGCCCAAAGGCAGCGGCACCAGTCTGCGCCGGCTGTTTGTGGCTGGCGGCGGATTGAACTCGTCGTTTGCCGTGTACCAGGATGCCACCGGCCACGCCTACGAGAAGGCCGTGGCGCTGGGCATCGGGGTGGGCTCGGGCTACCTGTTCGAAACCGATTTCCGCAAGGAAGTGTACTCCGACCTCACCGGCGAGCGGGGCGTACTGATGGGCGCGCTGGCCGGCATCATCGAGGCCCAGTACCAGGTGCTGCGCCAGCGCGGCCACTCGCCCTCCGAGGCCTTCAACGAAACCGTGGAGGAACTCACCCAGAGCCTAGTGCCGCTGGTGGGCGAAAACGGCATGGACTGGATGTTCAGCAACTGCTCCGTCACGGCCCAGCGCGGCGCCCTCGACTGGAAGGGCCGCTTCCGCGAAGCTACCCTGCCCGTGCTCAACGAGCTGTACGACAGCGTGGCCTCGGGCCAGGAAGCGGCCCGCACCATCCAGCGCGGCTCCACGCCCGGCTACCGCCAGGAACTGGAAGCCGAGCTGACGGAAGTACGCAACTCGGAGCTGTGGCAGACCGGCGCCACCGTGCGCGAGCTACGCTCCCGCGCCGCCGAAAAAGTAGAACAGGAAGAAGCCTACGCCCTCACGGCCGACGGTAATTAG
- the ilvD gene encoding dihydroxy-acid dehydratase — MALNKYSRIYTQDDSLPASQAMLIGSGIAEADLRKPFVGICSTGFEGNTCNMHLNQLADAVKQGVQEQDLVGLRFNTIGISDGITNGTPGMRYSLVSREIIADSIEAMAGAHNYDALACVVGCDKNMPGALIAMARLNRPSLMVYGGTIRGGTFKGQQLNIVSCFEAYGQKLQGQISDEDYRGIIRNACPGPGACGGMYTANTLAAAIETLGLSVPYSSSAPAESAEKQQECRSTGAYLRRLLELDLKPRDILVREAFENAMVVTTVLGGSTNAVLHLIAIAHAAGVQLTLEDFQAVSDRTPVLADLKPSGKYLMEDLSARGGVPAVLKTLLNAGLLHGDLLTVTGRTLAENLADVAPLGPEQDILRPASNPIKPDGHIQILYGNLAPRGAVAKITGKEGTRFAGPAIVFDSEEELNEGIVQGLIQPGHVVVIRYVGPKGGPGMPEMLKPTSAIIGAGLGDKVALLTDGRFSGGTHGFVIGHVSPEAYDGGPLALVENDDWITLDAAANTIDVALSDEQLALRRQQWQQPAPPVSQGVLLKYIRTVSDASHGCITDLADHRHVPEPAASIRASLA, encoded by the coding sequence ATGGCCCTCAACAAATACAGCCGCATTTACACCCAGGATGACAGTCTGCCGGCCTCGCAGGCCATGCTGATTGGCTCCGGTATTGCGGAGGCCGATTTGCGCAAGCCGTTCGTGGGCATCTGCTCCACGGGCTTCGAGGGCAACACCTGCAACATGCACCTCAATCAGCTGGCCGACGCGGTGAAGCAGGGCGTGCAGGAGCAGGATTTGGTGGGGCTGCGCTTCAATACCATCGGCATTTCGGACGGCATCACCAACGGCACACCGGGCATGCGCTACTCGCTGGTGTCCCGGGAAATCATTGCCGATTCCATTGAGGCCATGGCCGGGGCCCACAACTACGACGCCCTGGCCTGCGTGGTGGGCTGCGACAAAAACATGCCTGGGGCCCTCATTGCAATGGCCCGCCTCAACCGCCCCAGCCTGATGGTGTACGGCGGCACCATCCGGGGCGGCACGTTCAAGGGGCAGCAGCTCAACATTGTGTCGTGCTTTGAGGCGTATGGGCAGAAATTGCAGGGGCAAATTTCGGACGAGGATTACCGCGGCATCATCCGCAACGCCTGTCCGGGCCCGGGAGCCTGCGGGGGCATGTACACGGCCAACACCCTGGCCGCCGCCATCGAAACGCTGGGTCTGAGCGTGCCCTACTCCTCGTCGGCCCCGGCCGAAAGCGCCGAGAAGCAGCAGGAATGCCGCAGCACCGGCGCGTACCTGCGCCGCCTGCTGGAGCTGGACCTCAAACCCCGCGACATTCTGGTGCGCGAGGCCTTCGAAAACGCCATGGTGGTGACTACCGTGCTGGGCGGCTCCACCAACGCCGTGCTGCACCTCATAGCCATTGCCCACGCCGCCGGCGTGCAGCTCACGCTCGAAGACTTCCAGGCCGTGAGCGACCGGACGCCGGTGCTGGCCGACCTCAAGCCCAGCGGCAAGTACCTGATGGAAGACCTTTCGGCCCGGGGCGGGGTGCCGGCCGTGCTCAAAACCCTGCTCAACGCCGGCCTGCTCCACGGCGACCTGCTGACCGTAACGGGCCGCACTTTGGCCGAAAACCTGGCCGACGTGGCCCCGCTAGGTCCCGAGCAGGACATTCTGCGCCCCGCCAGCAACCCCATCAAGCCCGACGGCCACATTCAGATTTTGTACGGCAACCTGGCCCCCCGGGGCGCAGTGGCTAAGATTACCGGCAAGGAAGGCACCCGCTTCGCCGGCCCGGCCATCGTGTTCGACTCAGAGGAAGAGCTGAACGAGGGCATTGTGCAGGGCCTGATTCAGCCGGGCCACGTGGTCGTCATTCGGTACGTGGGGCCCAAGGGTGGGCCGGGCATGCCCGAGATGCTCAAACCCACGTCGGCCATCATCGGGGCTGGGCTGGGCGACAAAGTGGCCCTGCTAACCGACGGCCGATTTTCGGGCGGTACCCACGGCTTCGTTATCGGACACGTGAGCCCCGAGGCTTACGACGGCGGCCCGCTGGCCCTGGTGGAAAACGACGACTGGATTACGCTGGACGCCGCCGCCAACACCATCGACGTGGCCCTGAGCGACGAACAGCTGGCCCTGCGCCGCCAGCAGTGGCAGCAGCCCGCGCCCCCGGTCAGCCAGGGCGTGCTGCTGAAATACATCCGCACCGTGAGCGACGCCAGCCACGGCTGCATCACCGACTTAGCCGACCACCGCCATGTTCCCGAACCCGCAGCTTCAATCCGCGCCAGCCTCGCCTGA
- the leuB gene encoding 3-isopropylmalate dehydrogenase has product MGILSKHIVVLPGDGIGPEVCAEAVRVLRAVADRFGHEFHFDYHLMGACAIDATGSPLPELTLDACHQADAVLLGAIGDPKYDNAPAAPVRPEQGLLRLRKELGLYANIRPVMAYDQLLEHSPLKADRIQGTDMLIFRELTGGVYFGEKGRFNDGNSAYDNCTYSREEIERIAHRAFRAAETRRHKLTLVDKANVLETSRLWRETVQQLAPQYPSVALDYLFVDNAAMQIILNPRQFDVILTENMFGDIISDEASVIAGSLGMLPSASVGDAVALFEPIHGSYPQAKGKGIANPIATILSAAMLLDHFGLTEEAVTVRDAVQHALDQQVVTPELNPATRYTTEQVGSFIAYAVLDIADCEMHRNNIRLGMSTII; this is encoded by the coding sequence ATGGGTATTTTAAGCAAACACATTGTGGTATTGCCCGGCGACGGCATCGGGCCGGAAGTGTGCGCCGAGGCGGTGCGCGTGTTGCGGGCCGTGGCCGACCGGTTTGGGCACGAGTTTCACTTCGACTACCACCTGATGGGCGCCTGCGCTATTGATGCCACCGGCTCGCCCCTGCCCGAACTCACGCTGGATGCCTGCCACCAGGCCGATGCCGTGCTGCTGGGCGCCATCGGCGACCCTAAGTACGATAACGCCCCCGCCGCCCCGGTGCGCCCTGAGCAGGGCCTGCTGCGCCTGCGCAAGGAGCTGGGCCTGTACGCCAACATCCGCCCCGTTATGGCTTACGACCAGCTGCTGGAACACTCCCCGCTCAAAGCCGACCGCATTCAGGGCACCGATATGCTGATTTTCCGGGAGCTGACGGGCGGGGTGTATTTCGGCGAGAAGGGCCGCTTCAACGATGGGAATTCGGCTTACGACAACTGCACTTACTCGCGGGAGGAGATTGAGCGGATTGCCCACCGGGCTTTCCGGGCCGCCGAAACCCGTCGCCACAAGCTCACGCTGGTAGACAAGGCCAACGTGCTGGAAACCTCCCGCCTCTGGCGCGAAACCGTGCAGCAGCTGGCCCCGCAGTACCCCAGCGTGGCCCTCGACTACCTGTTCGTGGACAACGCCGCCATGCAGATCATCCTGAACCCGCGCCAGTTCGACGTGATTCTGACCGAAAACATGTTCGGCGACATCATCTCTGACGAAGCCTCTGTCATTGCCGGCTCCTTGGGGATGCTGCCCTCCGCCTCGGTGGGCGATGCAGTTGCCTTGTTCGAGCCCATTCACGGCTCGTATCCGCAGGCCAAGGGTAAGGGCATTGCCAACCCCATTGCCACCATCCTGTCGGCAGCTATGCTGCTGGACCACTTCGGGCTGACCGAGGAAGCCGTCACCGTGCGCGACGCCGTGCAGCACGCCCTCGACCAGCAGGTGGTCACGCCCGAGCTGAACCCGGCCACCCGCTATACCACCGAGCAGGTGGGCAGCTTTATTGCCTACGCCGTGCTGGATATTGCCGACTGCGAGATGCACCGCAACAACATCCGCCTGGGCATGAGCACCATTATTTAG
- the leuC gene encoding 3-isopropylmalate dehydratase large subunit → MPHTLFDKIWDAHVVREVAGGLSVFYIDRHLIHEVTSPQAFDELTARGLTLRRPGQILATADHNVPTRHQDQPIQDPLSRSQVDKLTENCARHGVELYGLGHPYQGIVHVIGPELGLTQPGLTIVCGDSHTSTHGAFGTIAFGIGTSQVTQVMASQCLLLDKPRRMRITVDGELQPGVSAKDIILHVIAQLGTGGATGYFVEYAGSAIRNLSMEGRMTVCNMSIEMGARGGLIAPDATTFEYLHGRPYAPQAEAWDWAVAHWQTLFSDEDAQFDAELHFDATVIRPMITFGTNPGMGMALAGRIPALSEAAEAPSFEKSLRYMGFAAGESLLGQEISHVFIGSCTNSRIEDLRTVAAYVRGKRKAPHVEAIIVPGSQQVARQARAEGLDQVLADAGFELREPGCSACLAMNEDKIPAGAYCVSTSNRNFEGRQGPGARTLLASPLVAAITAVEGRLVDVAEYVLDYANQD, encoded by the coding sequence ATGCCTCACACCTTATTCGATAAAATCTGGGATGCGCACGTGGTGCGCGAGGTGGCCGGCGGGCTGTCGGTGTTTTACATTGACCGGCACCTGATTCATGAGGTGACCAGCCCCCAGGCCTTCGACGAGCTGACGGCCCGGGGCCTGACGCTGCGCCGCCCCGGGCAGATACTGGCCACCGCCGACCACAACGTGCCCACCCGCCACCAGGACCAGCCGATTCAAGACCCTTTGTCCCGGTCCCAGGTGGATAAGCTCACCGAAAACTGCGCCCGCCACGGCGTAGAGCTGTACGGGCTGGGCCACCCCTACCAGGGCATCGTTCACGTCATCGGGCCGGAGCTGGGCCTCACGCAGCCGGGCCTTACCATCGTGTGCGGCGACTCCCACACCTCCACCCACGGCGCGTTCGGCACCATTGCGTTTGGCATCGGTACCAGTCAGGTGACGCAGGTAATGGCCTCGCAGTGCCTGCTGCTGGATAAGCCCCGGCGCATGCGCATTACCGTGGATGGGGAGCTGCAGCCGGGCGTATCGGCCAAGGATATTATTCTGCACGTAATTGCCCAATTAGGTACGGGCGGAGCCACCGGCTACTTTGTGGAGTACGCCGGCAGCGCCATCCGGAACCTGAGCATGGAAGGCCGCATGACGGTGTGCAACATGAGCATCGAAATGGGCGCGCGCGGTGGCCTCATTGCCCCCGATGCCACCACCTTTGAGTACCTGCACGGCCGCCCTTACGCTCCCCAGGCCGAGGCCTGGGACTGGGCTGTGGCGCATTGGCAAACTCTGTTTTCGGATGAGGACGCGCAGTTTGATGCGGAGTTACACTTTGACGCAACGGTTATCCGGCCTATGATAACCTTCGGTACCAACCCCGGTATGGGTATGGCGCTGGCCGGCCGCATTCCGGCCCTGTCCGAGGCGGCCGAGGCCCCGAGCTTCGAAAAGTCGCTGCGGTACATGGGCTTTGCGGCGGGCGAGTCGCTGCTGGGCCAGGAAATCAGCCACGTGTTCATCGGCAGCTGCACCAACTCCCGCATCGAGGATCTGCGCACGGTGGCGGCCTACGTGCGGGGCAAGCGCAAAGCGCCCCACGTGGAGGCCATCATCGTGCCCGGCTCCCAGCAGGTGGCTCGGCAGGCCCGGGCCGAAGGCCTCGACCAGGTGCTGGCCGACGCCGGCTTTGAGCTGCGCGAGCCGGGCTGCAGTGCCTGCCTGGCCATGAACGAAGACAAGATTCCGGCCGGGGCTTACTGCGTATCCACTTCCAACCGCAACTTCGAGGGCCGCCAGGGTCCCGGTGCCCGCACCCTGCTGGCCTCCCCGCTGGTAGCCGCCATTACGGCCGTGGAAGGCCGGCTGGTGGACGTAGCAGAGTACGTGCTCGATTACGCGAACCAAGACTAG
- a CDS encoding 2-isopropylmalate synthase: MSTEKVHIFDTTLRDGEQVPGCKLNRDEKLLIARQLELLGVDVIEAGFPVSSPGDFAAVAAIAAQTREATVCGLSRAVENDIRTAAEALKAARYPRIHTGIGTSESHIRYKLLSTPEQVLERAVAAVKLAKSLVEDVEFYAEDAGRTDNEFLARVCEAAIRAGATVLNIPDTTGYCLPAEYGAKIKYLVDNVRGIERVRLSTHCHNDLGMATANSIAGVLGGARQVECTINGVGERAGNTALEEAVMVLRQHPYLNFSTGINTKLLAETSAMVSHLMSMPVQPNKAIVGANAFAHSSGIHQDGVIKHRETYEIIDPREVGMPDSSIVLTARSGRAALAYRLQKIGYDFDRVALNKAYTHFLVLADRQKEVVDEDLRVMVEQQQLVTAG; this comes from the coding sequence ATGTCTACCGAGAAAGTCCACATCTTCGATACTACCCTGCGCGACGGGGAGCAAGTGCCCGGCTGCAAACTGAACCGGGACGAGAAACTGCTCATTGCCCGGCAGCTGGAGCTACTCGGCGTGGACGTGATTGAGGCCGGCTTCCCGGTTTCCAGTCCCGGCGACTTTGCGGCGGTGGCGGCCATTGCGGCCCAAACCCGCGAGGCCACCGTCTGCGGCCTTTCCCGGGCCGTGGAAAACGACATTCGCACGGCGGCCGAGGCCCTGAAAGCGGCCCGCTACCCGCGCATTCACACGGGTATCGGCACTTCGGAGTCGCACATCCGGTACAAGCTGCTGAGCACGCCCGAGCAGGTGCTGGAACGGGCGGTGGCGGCCGTGAAGCTGGCCAAGTCGCTGGTGGAGGACGTGGAGTTTTACGCCGAGGACGCCGGCCGCACCGACAACGAGTTTCTGGCCCGCGTGTGCGAGGCCGCCATTCGGGCCGGGGCCACCGTGCTCAACATCCCCGACACCACCGGCTATTGCCTTCCGGCCGAGTACGGCGCCAAAATCAAGTACCTCGTGGACAACGTGCGCGGCATTGAGCGGGTGCGCCTCTCCACCCACTGTCACAACGATTTGGGCATGGCCACCGCCAACTCCATTGCGGGCGTGCTGGGCGGGGCCCGGCAGGTGGAGTGCACCATCAACGGCGTGGGCGAGCGGGCCGGCAACACGGCCCTCGAAGAAGCCGTGATGGTGCTCCGCCAGCACCCTTACCTCAACTTCAGCACCGGCATCAACACCAAGCTGCTGGCCGAAACCTCGGCTATGGTGTCGCACCTGATGAGCATGCCGGTGCAGCCCAACAAGGCCATTGTGGGAGCCAACGCCTTTGCCCACTCCAGCGGCATCCACCAGGACGGCGTGATTAAGCACCGCGAAACCTACGAAATCATCGACCCGCGCGAGGTGGGTATGCCCGATTCCAGCATTGTGCTCACCGCCCGCTCAGGCCGCGCCGCGTTGGCCTACCGCCTCCAGAAAATCGGCTACGACTTCGACCGCGTGGCCCTCAACAAAGCCTACACCCATTTCCTCGTCCTGGCCGACCGTCAAAAGGAGGTCGTGGACGAGGATTTGCGCGTGATGGTAGAACAGCAACAGCTGGTAACTGCGGGGTGA